The nucleotide window ATTCCGCCGGTGAAGACACGCCCCCTATGCTTGCCGCATAGGGGGCTTTTTGTGGGAGGCCCACCCGGCTTGGGGGCAAGCGGAATATCCAACGGCCGGGCCGAATAGGGTTGGAATATTAGGCAACTCAAGGCAATTCGGACGTCGGTCTGACGACTGACCTCGGCGCCGAGCGGCTGGAGGGTGACGCCGTGATCGAGTTCCGCCAGGTCCACAAGTACTTCGGCCCAAACCACGTCCTCAAGGGCATCGACCTGACCATCCCGACCAACGAGAAGCTGGTCATCATCGGGCCCAGCGGGTCGGGGAAGTCGACCCTCATCCGTTGCATCAACCAGCTCGAGCGGGTCTCGAGCGGGCATGTCTTGGTCGACGGACAGGACGTCACCGCCCCGCGCGCCCCGCTGAACCGCATCCGCCAGGACATCGGAATGGTCTTCCAGCTCTTCAACCTCTATCCCCACAAGACCGTGCTGGAGAACGTCACCCTGGCCCCGGTTCAGGTCAAGCGGGTGGCCAAGGGCGAGGCCGAGGAGACCGCCCGGTACTACCTCAAGCGGGTCGGGCTCAGCCACAAGGCGGCCGCCTACCCGGGGCAGTTGTCGGGCGGGCAACAGCAGCGGGTGGCCATCGCCCGGGCCCTGGCGATGAAGCCGCGCTACATGCTCTTCGACGAGCCGACCTCGGCCCTCGACCCGGAGATGATCGGCGAGGTCCTCGACGTCATGATCGACCTGGCCAAAGAGGGCATGACGATGGTCGTCGTGACCCACGAGATGGGCTTCGCCAAGGAGGTTGCCGACCGCGTCATCCTCCTCGACAACGGCGAAATCATCGAGGGAGGGCCGCCCGGGCAGGTCCTCGACAACCCACGGAACGAGCGGACCAAGGGCTTCTTGAGCAAGGTGCTTCATTGAGGCGTTCCGGGGCCTAC belongs to Bacillota bacterium and includes:
- a CDS encoding amino acid ABC transporter ATP-binding protein, with the translated sequence MIEFRQVHKYFGPNHVLKGIDLTIPTNEKLVIIGPSGSGKSTLIRCINQLERVSSGHVLVDGQDVTAPRAPLNRIRQDIGMVFQLFNLYPHKTVLENVTLAPVQVKRVAKGEAEETARYYLKRVGLSHKAAAYPGQLSGGQQQRVAIARALAMKPRYMLFDEPTSALDPEMIGEVLDVMIDLAKEGMTMVVVTHEMGFAKEVADRVILLDNGEIIEGGPPGQVLDNPRNERTKGFLSKVLH